The window TTGCGGGCCATCCAACCGGCCATCGGCAGCAACCCGATCGTGAGAAGAGCGGCCAGGTCGATGGATCGCCGGCGGACCGGCCCGGGTTGCAGTGCGACATACAGGGCGGCCGCGGCCAGCAGTGAGACGCCCACGTAGCGGGTCAGGTACGCAGCAGCCACAGCCAACGCCGCGGCGAGCAACAGCGCTCGCCGATGCGACTCGCCGTAGCCCACCAGCAGCACCATGGCGCCCAGGCCGAGGAAGATGTAGAGCCCCTCGGTCATGGCCCAGGTATGGACCTCGAGCATGTGCGGGGAAGCGACGAACAGCGCCGTGCCGACCAGGGCTGCCAGGAAGGACCGCGAGCAACGCAGGATCAGGAATCCGACGAGGAACCCGCTGGCGGCGAAGGCCGTTGCGCTGAGGACCCTGGCGCCGCCAAGGACGGGGAGCCCCATCAGTTGGAGGCCTGAGAGGATCAGGGGATACAGCGGAGGGAAGTGGGTCATCGGCTTGACCTCGCCGCCCCCCGACAGCCGCACCAGCCCCAAACCGGCGGCCTGGTTGCGGGCCGCCCCGATGTAAGCTACCGAATCCGTCGAGATCCCAAGCCCATGGGGGGTGACCTGGAGCAAGGCAATCCCGCCGGCAGCAGCCACGACGAGAAGGATCGCCCAATGCCCGATCGTCAAGGGTTTGTTCGTGGGCATTCGCCGGGTTGCGGCAGGCGGGGTGAAGCCTGCACGACGGTTCCTCCTGATGGGGAGATTATACGTCCAGGGTTGTGGCGGCCGTGGCGGGAGAAATCGTCACACACCGGGAAGAACCGGCAGCCGGCTATCTGGAGGCCACGCGATTGGGCCTCGGCCGTCCAGGCCCCGCAGTGGGCGGGCGCGCACGCGGGGCTGGCGCCAGGTGGCTGGAACGGCAGGGCGGGGGGCGCTGGGAGCGGCGGGGGTGGGCTTCGAGCGGGCGCCAGAACTGGCTCAACAGTGCCGATTTTGACGCTGCCCTGGAAGCGTGATAAACTTCCCAAAGTCACCGCCCGCCTGGCTTTGCGGGCGCAAACGGGCCTCAGCGCCCGTTTTTGAGGAGCGCGGATGCTGGATCAGTGGGTCTTCATCGCCTTCCTAGTCCCGGTCGGTCTCCTGCTCCCTGCTGTCGCCGTCGCCATGGGTTTCTTGCTCGGCCCGCGCAAGCCCAACAAGCTGAAGGGTGACACCTACGAGTGCGGCATCGAGACCGTCGGCAGCACCTGGGTGCAGTTCAAGGCCCAATACTACGTGTACGCCCTGGTGTTCGTGGTTTTTGAGGTTGAGGCCGTGTTTCTGTTCCCCTGGGCGGCGGCCTACAATCAGCTCCAGATGTACATGGTCCTGGAAGGCATCTTGTTTGTGGCCATCCTGGCGACCGGTCTGATCTACGCCTGGCGCAAGGGCAGCCTCGAGTGGGTCTAACCCAGCAAGTGAAGGGCAATGGCTGATCGGGAGATCAGCCATTCGTTTGCCTGCCTGTGGGAGTCTGCGAATGATCGCTGATCCGTTCGCTTGGGTGTACGCCCAGCTGACGAGGCTGCTGCTCAGCCTGGGGATGACCGCCGTCTGGGCGCAAACCACGCTGCGCTTTGTGGGGGCGGCGGTGCTGGCCACGGTCTTGCTGGTCTCGACCTTCTTCTTGATCTGGGGAGAGCGCAAGCTGCTGGCGCGCTTCCAGGACCGTCTGGGGCCGAACCGGGTTGGGCCATGGGGCGTTTTCCAGACGGTTGCCGATTTCGTCAAGCTGATCGGCAAGGAAATCATCATCCCGACTCACGCCGACAAGGTGGTCTACCTGCTGGCGCCCCTGCTGGTGGTGCTGTCGGTCGTGGGGATCTGGGCCGTCATCCCGATGGCGCCGGGGGTCGTGGGAACGGACCTGGAGGTGGGCGTCCTGTACATCGTGGCCATCGGTGCCATCGGCACACTGGGGATCATGATGGCCGGCTGGTCGTCCAACAACAAGTACGCCCTGATCGGAGCCTTCCGCAGCGTGGCCCAGCTGGTCTCGTACGAAGTTCCGATGGTGTTGGTACTCCTGGTGCCCGTCATCCTGGCCTCGTCCATGAGCCTGGTGGGCATCGTTGATGCCCAGGCCGGGATGTGGTTCATCGTGATGGCGCCGGTTGCGGCGCTGGTGTTTCTGGTGACCTCGATCGCCGAGAACGGCCGGGCGCCCTTCGATCTGCTGGAGGCCGAGTCGGAGATCGTCGCCGGCTTCAACATCGAGTACTCGGCGCTGGCCTTTGGGATGTTCTTCGTAGCAGAGTTCCTGCACTCGTTTACCATCGGGGCCGTGGTTGCCACACTCTTCCTGGGCGGGTGGCGCGGGCCGGGCGCCGAGGCTTATCCCCTGCTCGGCTTCGTTTACTTCCTGCTCAAGACGCTGGCGATCTGGTTCTTGATCGTCTGGATTCGCGCCACGCTGCCGCGCGTCCGGATCGACCAGATGCTGGGCTTCAATTGGAAGTTCCT is drawn from Anaerolineales bacterium and contains these coding sequences:
- a CDS encoding phospholipid carrier-dependent glycosyltransferase — its product is MPTNKPLTIGHWAILLVVAAAGGIALLQVTPHGLGISTDSVAYIGAARNQAAGLGLVRLSGGGEVKPMTHFPPLYPLILSGLQLMGLPVLGGARVLSATAFAASGFLVGFLILRCSRSFLAALVGTALFVASPHMLEVHTWAMTEGLYIFLGLGAMVLLVGYGESHRRALLLAAALAVAAAYLTRYVGVSLLAAAALYVALQPGPVRRRSIDLAALLTIGLLPMAGWMARNLILTGSPTNRTLQFHIPSADTVRDGFVVVWQWLVPYQ
- the ndhC gene encoding NADH-quinone oxidoreductase subunit A yields the protein MLDQWVFIAFLVPVGLLLPAVAVAMGFLLGPRKPNKLKGDTYECGIETVGSTWVQFKAQYYVYALVFVVFEVEAVFLFPWAAAYNQLQMYMVLEGILFVAILATGLIYAWRKGSLEWV
- the nuoH gene encoding NADH-quinone oxidoreductase subunit NuoH, which codes for MIADPFAWVYAQLTRLLLSLGMTAVWAQTTLRFVGAAVLATVLLVSTFFLIWGERKLLARFQDRLGPNRVGPWGVFQTVADFVKLIGKEIIIPTHADKVVYLLAPLLVVLSVVGIWAVIPMAPGVVGTDLEVGVLYIVAIGAIGTLGIMMAGWSSNNKYALIGAFRSVAQLVSYEVPMVLVLLVPVILASSMSLVGIVDAQAGMWFIVMAPVAALVFLVTSIAENGRAPFDLLEAESEIVAGFNIEYSALAFGMFFVAEFLHSFTIGAVVATLFLGGWRGPGAEAYPLLGFVYFLLKTLAIWFLIVWIRATLPRVRIDQMLGFNWKFLTPVALGILMLTALVDKMSAAAGWNRALVLILANAAAVTVILLSVRAYARFQRRTDQAKGLPAAVEARPAAAH